DNA from Gemmatimonadaceae bacterium:
TGCGTGTGCCGGCAACGTATTCCACGGTTTGCGGATCGCGCAGCTTGCCCAGCCGCTTCACCACATCGGCAATGCGACGGGCCTGTTCGTGGATCACCCGCAGGTGGTCGTTTGGCACTCGGGCGTCCCCGTCGAGCATGAGGAGTTCGGCATGTCCGAGCAGGGCCGAAAGCGGGTTGTTGATCTCGTGCTGCAACGCGATCGTCGTCTCGCCGATGCCGGCCAGCCAGCGCGCATTGGCGAGGGCCGCCTCGGCGGCGCGCCGCTGCGCGTCCATGTCCATGCGCCGCTGGGCGATCACGAGCCGCGCCCGCAGGTTGCCCGGCGAGGTCGGCTTGGACAGATAGTCGTCGGCGCCGGCCGCGAGCACTGCGCCCAGGTCTTCGTCGGCACTCCGCCCGGTGAGCACGAGGATGAACGTCTCGTGATTGCGATCCAAATCGCGAATGCGATGGCAGAGTTCGAGCCCGTCCATGTCGGGCATCTCGATGTCGACCACGCAGAGGGAGAACCGCTGGTCCTGGTACCGCGCCCAGGCGTCGGTGCCGGTGGACGCATCAATGGGCTCGTAGCCCAAGCTCACAACGACCGACCGCACGAGCGCACGGATCGTATCGTCGTCGTCGGCGATGAGGACTTTCACGGATGGGCCTGCGTACAGCGAAAGGGAAGCATGGAAGCGGGGCCGAGAATCGTCTCGGCTGCGCGCCGTCGTAACTCCGGAAAATGTGGCCGATCGCCGCCGAGTTCGCGAGTCCGGCCCGCGTTGGTCCCGCGCCTCGCCCCGGCGTATCTTTCATCCGGCATGCCCATTGT
Protein-coding regions in this window:
- a CDS encoding response regulator, which translates into the protein MKVLIADDDDTIRALVRSVVVSLGYEPIDASTGTDAWARYQDQRFSLCVVDIEMPDMDGLELCHRIRDLDRNHETFILVLTGRSADEDLGAVLAAGADDYLSKPTSPGNLRARLVIAQRRMDMDAQRRAAEAALANARWLAGIGETTIALQHEINNPLSALLGHAELLMLDGDARVPNDHLRVIHEQARRIADVVKRLGKLRDPQTVEYVAGTRMLDLSKPPHEKP